Below is a genomic region from Kwoniella dendrophila CBS 6074 chromosome 2, complete sequence.
AGCAGATGATCCGGGATCTCTTTGGGAAGGTTTACGAGATGATAAAGGCAAGGTTAGAACTTGGAAAAATAAGATAACGGGCGAAGAAATACGAGCGAAGAAAGGAGAGAGGCCGGATGATAGTAAAGGTGCGATTTTGGCAGACGATGTGAGTGAATCAGCTTCTCCTGATTGAACTATATGGCTGACTTGACATTTCGTAGATGGGTCTGGGTAAAACCTTGTCCGTAGTATCACTCATTGCCGCAACACGAAGCTCAGCACACGATTGGGCGAAGAGCAAGATAGAGAGAATCGAAACAAATTCTAATGCTGCCGAAAAAGACGATAGTGACCTGAAATCGTCTTTCAAGACCAAGGTGTTTGGTATGCCTGACATCGATGCCGACATTATTGatagtaaaggtaaaaagcGGAAGCGAGATGCAGACTTGAACAAAGCTCTTTCCAATCGTCGATCACGTATTTCTACCAAATCAAAAGGTACCTTGTTGGTCTGTCCAATGTCAACCATTGTCAATTGggaagatcaaatcaaagaacATTGGAATGGTCCTGTTGAAATCGTTGGTGGAGCAGCTGGAGTCATGCCTCCAAAAGTCATCGAAAGAAAATGGAAACCACCGAAGccaaatggtgaagattctTCCGAAGATGAATTACTAGACGATTTCGATGTACTTAAGGTGTATATCTATCATGGCCCAAGTAGAAGACCAGATCCACAATTCATATCAGACTTTGATATCGTCATCACCTCTTACAACACCCTTGCCAACGAATTCTCCAAGCAAACAGGAGCAGAAACCGAATCAAATACACCCACCGAGACTGCCGAAAATAGTGGAGAAGAAATCGAGGTTTCTGGTGATACATCTACCAACGGTCGAGCTACCAAACCAGAGGTGGAAGCGGAAATTAAAGCTATGGAAGTAGCTGCTTTGATgaaatcaaccaaaaaaggtaaaggcaGAGCGAAGGTTCCATTGACGGAGACTAGTCCTTTGCAAGCGATTGATTGGTTCAGAATAGTCCTAGATGAAGCTCAGTGAGTCTGACATCGACCGGCGGCGTAAAGTGAATAATGCTGACGAAATCTTTAGTTACATAAAAACCGCATCTACGGTAGCATCTCAAGCAGCCTGTGCTTTGGAAGCCGATCGAAGAGTGGCTCTTTCTGGTACACCAATTCAAAACAAGATCGAAGACGTATGGGCACTCTTCAAATTCCTTCGGGTCAGTCCTGTCGATGACAAAGACGTTTTCACCCAGTATATCTCATCGCCTTGTAAATATGGAGAACAGATCGGTGTCGCTCGACTTCAACTTGTCATGCGATGTTGTACATTAAGACGAACGAAAGACTCAACCTCTGAAGACGGTAAGAGGATTCTCAACCTGCCACCTAGAAAAGAAGTACAGTTATGGCTTGAATTACGTGAAGATGAGAGGAAAGTTTACGATGCACGAGCTACTCAAGCAAAAGATGCTGTAGGGAAGATGAGAGAAAAGAACGAATTGAGTAGGAACTACGCCAACGTCTTACAGGAGGTCCTTCGACTTCGACAAATTTGCAATCACGTAGATTTAGCTGCCAATGGCTCCGTTGAGGAAGATTATGATGGTACTGTCATGGATTATCAAGTCGCTGTCCAGGGTATAGATAGAAATGGTCTCAATCAAGCTAGAGCTGTAGCTGTCTGCTGTTTCTTGAAAGAAGGTGCTGGCGCGTCTTGTACAGGATGCGGATATGATTATGGAGATTATTTCCCTGatataggtttaggtggtgtagagGAATTTCAAACAAAGGATGAAAAGCCTAAAGGCAAAAAACTATCTGTTAAACCAATTCTGACCAAATGTTTGCATCTCTATTGTAAGTCGTGTATCCATTTCCTGCGATACGGGCTCTTACCTGACTCAAACCTATTAGGTCCTGCTTGTTTCAAAGCTCAAGTGTATTCCGATTACTCCAAACGATTGAAAGCTACGATCGCTCGAGCATGTGGAACTTGTAACGCTATGCTTAGATTACCTTCTGATGTAATTGAAGTTGTTCCACCGGAATGTGAACCTTCCGGCGACGTCGTCACTGATCAACCCAAACGAGCAGCAAGAAAGAAGTATGTTCGACCTCCAGGAGAGAAACCCAATTTATCCACCAAAATGCAATATCTTCACGATGAGTTGCTTACgctatcaaagaagaatccAAATTCGGCACATTACGATCCTTTTGCTGGCGATGAAGACGGtgtagaagaattagataatgaAGGTAGACCTTTGATAACGAAAAGTGTTGTCTTGTAAGTAGTCGCAAGCCTAATTGACCCTTGAAAGATTCTTCGCTAATTCGACCATGGTCATAGCTCTCAATGGACAACGATGCTTGACCGGATTTCAGATATGTTAGATGAAGCCAACATCCGCTATGCTCGGTTAGATGGTACAATGACTAGAGAAGAGAGATCTAAAGCTATAGACGCCTTAAAATATAAGAAGCAGATAGAAGTCTTGTTAGTATCTACTCGagctggtggtgtaggtttaAATTTAACTGTCGCATCAAGATGTTATCTTGTTGATCCTTATTGGAACCCTTCTGTCGAAAGTCAAGCAATTGATCGTATTGTGAGTGATTCATTCCTCGATCACCTAGCTATTCGTGTTTTGAGTACATAGCTAATAGCTTATGATCTAACAGCATCGAATGGGTCAAACAAGACCTGTCTTAGCTGTTAAgttgatgatcaaaaattCTATCGAAGagaaattagataaaatacaaaaaaagaaagcaaGTTTGGCACAGCTTTCATTGAAAAATATGAGTAGGAAAGAATTGATGGCTCAAAAGGTTAGTCGCTGCCTCCCGTGTAATGACCTGgtaatatcagcttatcCTTTGCTTTCTTAGACCGAGGAATTGGCCGATTTATTCAGTTAATTTCCCAAACCTATTTTGTTAAGCCCCTTTATCGTCCTTCTCTTGCCCTTGGGAATAGAAATGTCAACACatgaatgaagaaaatataGTATAATTTGACAAACGTAcgatgaagatcaagatacaTTGCTACCCTTTTTGTTTATGTAGCAAGTAAAAATACACTCTAATTTAATTGTAAATagttctttctttctcaatcaaatcaagctTGACAACTCTGAAATACCTCCTTGAAGTCAACCTCTTGAGTTTGCTATCTAGCGTGAAAAGCTGGATATTAGAAGTTGCTTTTTGGGTTGCTCACCTAATCAATCTTGTTATATGAATAATTATACTATATGCatacaacaataacaattttGTTACACCGTGTAAACTACAATACAGGATCGGTACAAACAGAATTCAGATTACTATAGTTTCTAAACAGAGCGAAGCAAACAGACTCCTTATTTAGTTGACAATAGTATTTataattttgcttttgcaTTATCCTTAAACTGTTTCATCTCCATGCCGTCGGCTTCATCCAATTTCCAATCATCCCATAAGCCTTCTATGTCAATAGCTCTTTTCAAAGGACCTTGACCATGTCCCACATCATATAGTATTCTATCTTTCATTGATTCTTGACCTGGTGCATGAATTGGAAAATCTGGTTTTTGATCATACCCTAACATAGCTGATTGAATCAAGATTGCTCTATAGCATTCAGTTATTGAATTAATTACTCTCATTCCGATAGAATagataaaaagaagataatgacTCACGCAGTTAATCCATAAACAGGTTTAACACCTTGAATTTCTCTTCCAGTCAGGAATCTATGGAATCTTACAGGACCATTGCCCCAATTGACATCTCTATAATTATAAAATTTACTTctatttttgatttcttctttttcctgttcatcgtcatcttcttctgcttcttcttcatcctgATTACATTTTTCGTCATTGTTATCACTAGTTTTCGTATTGACAGTTTTCGAATTTGCATATGATATGgatggtggtggaggtatAGAATCAATTACCCAACTTGGGATTGTATTAATTCTATGTGAAATTCTATAATGAAATGAAGGTatttttgatggttttgaatgtaaaaaagaatttaatgGCATTGAAAATAATCTTTTAACTTCTGATGGATTTATTAATGGTGTTAATGTATGATCTGTTATTACGAATACAACTCTTGTTGTGATGAAACGTAAATGATTAAATCGAATTACATGTTAGTTACCTCTCATCAACTCATCAAAGGAGGAGAAAGTATTAGAAGAGCTAGCTAGGTAGAGGGATATTGATGCAATACTAACGGAGTAACAATCAATGAATTACCAGTTAAAAATTTCTCTAATTCACATAATTTCCTTACTTTGTCTGTGTCCATAGGTAGACCGATCTATAATACATCCAAGATATGGTTGCATGTTAGAAAACTTATTCAGAGCTATCCTAATATCGgctcaaaagaaaaatgaatttggatttaccTCTTCGAATGCTTCTCTCCTCTATATACATAGACAAAGAAACAACACTTCAGTCAGCTTAGAATACCCAGCTAGTATGACTCAATTGTATACCAAGAATACTCACAGCCGTACCTTCCGCATGaatatcaccttcttcatattTACCTCCAGGTAAAGCAGTATCATGTGCATAAGTACGCATATCTCCTGCTCTGGTAGATAGTAGTACATATAAATCCCCTAAGCGACCTACAAATAAGCTTTAAAGAATACACCATAGAACATCAGTGTTCAATCTACCACTTCACCTATGGATATACGCTAGGTAAGCTAAGGTACTAGGCTTACACAACAGCTACAGCAGCTGAGCGTCTTTTAGgataccttctttcatcttttggcGGTACATATCGCTGTAACCTATATATACACCTACAAAGGTTATGTCATGGACCCGATCAGCTGGATTGCATCTTAGGTAAGTTTGTTATACATACTGTAGAGATTCAGGCTTCAGAGGAGGTAAGACAGATTCGATATTCGGAGGCATATTGGTTATATGACCAAAAGATCGCTTGATCCGCTGGACGTTCGAATGTTATACGCGTTTTCCGCAATTTAAAAATTGACTGTACCAGGTTTCATGCTGACAACTATATTTGTATCTATGATTGCAATTTCTAGTATACCATGCAATCTCCTTAACTTGATACTCAACAGACATGAAATGCGATATATGAATGTTTGGTTCTCTCTTTGAGTATCTTTTGAAAGAGGATGGGACTTGATATTTCACGTGATGTTATACTGTAGATAGAGTTTAACCGTTTTGCAGCCGATAGCCTCCACCCAGTATGACCACATATATGACGTcgaagaaaagatagataaaCGATGATTACATAGCATATTAAAAGTACTAGCTGGACTACTGCTATAATTTCCTGGAATGTCATGCTCGAAGAAAAGTCAACTTGGTGATAAGAAAGTTGGAAAAATCTCATTTACAACTGATTTGATAGTTTACAGAAACTAAGTAATCTGGACAACGCTCCAATTTCTGTACttagatcaaaattatcgatcaaaatataaaacaacaaaaatatcatcatgtcACACCAATCGGGTTTAACTAGATTGATAGTTCATCCTAATGATTACCCTTGTGAGTGGTGACTGGACTCGCAATTACCTGTCAGAGATACCAGTCCTCAGTTTCTGATGTGAAAATCAAACAGGGGGTAAAGTAGGAAACGATAGTTTAGCAGGAAGGTTAACTAAGAATGCTTGTGAACCTGAATTCGAGTTCAAGCCTGATCAACCATATGCTGAGGTAAGCAGGAGCTTCTATGCTGACTGTTTCATTGTGAAAATAAAGTGGTTAAATATCGTATCATTGCTGACATGACGACCAATGGTTATACAATTGGGGTAGTTATGGATGGGAACTCATCCAACCAATCCAGCATATCTATATTCGGATAAGgaaaaattattatcaaaatatttaGAATCAAACCctgatttattaggtagtTCAGATACTAAATTTGGTTCACCATttacaggtaaaaaaggtagtGGAACAGAAGATCAAACTAAAGGTCATGTACCATTCTTATTTAAAGTTTTAACTTGTAAACAAGCTTTACCATTACAAATTCATCCtaataaagatttagctaaactATTACATGAACAAGATCCTGAGAAGTATCCAGAGTAAGTGTATTTCCTTTCTAGAGTGTATCCAAGATCATTTCTCCATACAGTACATACATGTTTAGCCCAAGTCAATTTGACCGTATTCCGTATCGCACAAACAAACCATTCTTCGATTAATACAAAAATTATGCTAATTCACTGTAATTGATGTGTTGCCGTATTGTAGCGTAAATCATAAACCTGAAATAGCAGTTTGCTTAGGATCATCATTTTTGGGATTTGCATCATTTAGACCATATGAACAAATTAAATCTTTCCTTAATAGTATTCCAGAAAttaaatcattaaattctgaaattcaaaataataTACAAACTTTTACAAAGGAAAGTACAGGTGATAATTTAAGATCATTATGGGAATCTTTCCTACAATTAAGTGATAATGAACAATTTGTAAAAGATTTTTGTAAAAGAGTGATTGAACAAGGTTCACAAGAAGCTTTTAAAGATtttaaaggtgaaggatttagtgataaagaaaaagaaaatttattAAAAGCTGTTAAAAGTTCAAATGAAAATTATCCTGGTGATGGTGGTTTATTCTCAACTTTGTGAGTTGATAGCTTTTAATTACTTTGTCGGTCATCTCAATCCAAAGATATAGCTGAATCAATTCTGGTTTTCCTTGTTTTCCTTCCCCATATACAGATTCTTCCTTAATCTCgttgaattgaaaaaaggcGAAGGTATGTATGTAGGTGCTGATGGACCACATGCATGGCTTGAAGGCGGTAAGCACaaatcaattattagctgaaaacGCTCACCTTTCAAGTAATCATAAGCTGACGTTTTACTTATGTTTTAATCAGAAATCGTCGAATTAATGGCAATTTCCGATAATGTATTAAACGTAGGATTTacacctgatgaagataaagatgatcctTCATTAGTTGGTAAAACAGTTACATGTCAATCTAAAACTCCTAAAGAATTAATcttaaattcaaataaattttcaaaatcaaataaaggAAATACAGTAGTTTATCAAGTACCTTTTGAAGAATTTAGTATATTAAACattaaaaatgatgattcacTAAAATCATTCGATGGTCCTGCTATAGCTTTAGTTTTAAATGGTCAATGGGAGATTTCTCAATCGTCAACAAAGAAGTCAGAAGAAGACAAGGTAgaaaatgctgaagaaggatatTGTTATTTTATTGGTGCAGGTACAGAAACTACATGGAAAAATGTATCAAAGAACAAGGATGAAGCTGAGATTTGGATCGCGTTTtatgatgctgatgctaATAAAAGTGAAGTTGGAGAAAAATAATGATTATCCAAGTGATAATACATATAGCTGTAGTATATAATGGAAAAAGGGATTTGTTGTAGAGGTTATGAAGTCTTTGTAGGAGTAGCTTTGAAAAGcagaatgaaagaaagattagttCCTCAATACATGCATTGAGTGTTATGATTTTTTCCCCTGTGCTTATTTGCAAGTCTCGGAATCGTTATACTGTACACTGCTTTCCAATAAACAACTCATATAAATTGCTTTGATGATTGTGCGAACGCTAACACCTTTGAACGTGCAAGACAAACATGTTCTGATGAGGACATTTAGTGATGATAGCTTCTGGGGCAGCTGTATACATTATTAGCATATTTCCAAAACGTCGATGTATCATTCATTTGCATGCCTTCGTATGCGGTACAAAAGGTAGTACGCTCGtgaaatagataaaattGGATAGCTTATATGCATATGAGTTTATTGTATCATCTCTTATTCTAACTTGTATTTTTACCGAATGTAAGCCTCCACCCGGATAAGCTTTGTGATATTATATTTAATTGATGCCTTATACTCCTATCAGAAAGACGTATGGCTTGAATGTTTCTATAAGCATCCTAAGATGGATTATCTAGAATCTATAGAATTTATGCCTTGTTCTTTTTGGCTTGGGCTTCATTGTAAACTTTGTCGTTTAATCCAGCTTTATTACGAGCGATCTAAACATATATTAGGCAATCGTTAGcaaaaattcaattcaattgGACAGGCCAGTCATCCATCGATCAGGACTTTTACGTTCGATTTTATTATTTTGAATATTTTCTTCCACTCGTTGGATTGATCgaatctatatatatatatataaatatattttgataataaataactcacttcaaGTCCATAAAATTGAACTCTTGTAACTAAAACTGAATTTTCTTCAGAATACAATTCATCAGAACGTCTTCTTATTAAAGTACCGAAATTGTAATCTGTCACTCGTTTCTCGTACTATAATACAACAAGAGATCATAAATCATCAGTCTTTGCATTTCGTTTTTATTTCAATTTAAGCAAGGTTAGACCCGATATAATTCAATAACATTTAAATCTTCTGTTTCCTACAGTTGAgttaaatgataatacagtGATAATACTCACAGGCATTATGAATTTTCTCCATCTATCTTTGCCTGATAATGACTTCattgcttcttcatcaataactTTCAAGttatcttcaaatttaaatTCTGGAAATATTTCTATCAAATTTTCATATagttcttcatcaattctagttaaaaggtgaaaacGAGCATAGTATTAGTATAATGATCGTAAACATCCTGCAATAATAATTTGAGAGTTCccgatatcttcttcatcggaAAATGACTAGAAAACAACAACACTCACGGGGTGAATTTTATTTTACTTGGTGGAATACCTGTTATCATTTTCTCGTATGCCTAAATATATGTGTCAAAACATTGTACTGTTAGTTATATGTATCCTGGTTGTGTCGAATATATCGTTGCATCCATAAGACGTAATGATTGTCCATAACCTGAAGAAGCATGATCAACCCACCTCCAAATGTTCGACTGTTTTAACAGCGAATTGCATTTCAATTTCCGGGTTGTTACCGGCTGTTTCAGCATCGAAAGACATTATTAACGAATTGTTCTTTGAGTTCAATGTATACCAGGTTATTAGTGTTAGTTGTCGTAGGTATCTTTGTTGGAAAAGAGAATCCGGTCCTCTTATTTGAGTCTATTGGATGATTGAATTGACGTTATTTGATATGCTGACCGAAAGGAACACccaatttcaacaacatcaaaaaaagttgaaacttCGAGCGATATGTCTATCGTCATTCACAACTACTGAAAATTCTAAGTACTACTTCCCTCGTGTGAGCCACGTGAGCGATATGAGGGGGAAATGAAACACACGTCATGGATCATCTCACCTGATTgtattattatattatttGTTGTTAATGTGCCTGAAGGCTAAACCCCCTGAATCCCGACGGAAGCTGGTCTGTGCTGTTTCctgtttgttgttgttgtctgTGTGTTCATTACCATCTTCGAAAATGTCTCTGGttcaaggtaaaagattATATTGGTGTAACTCCCACTTCACGCTCTTGAATACCCTTGATTCACAATATCTGGGATTGTCAGTACATTGACATCAATGTCCGAGGCCGTTCGATCATTGACCATCTTGTTGAAGGGTTGAAGGAAGATTTAGACAAAAATGTCATTACAACAAACCTCATTCCCAGGAGGTGTCaactcttcatcatcacctccaATCTTACCTGTACCTAGACAACCTTCACCTCTATCATTCTCCTCCATTAGCTCTGAAATTCGacctccttcacctcctacaccagcttcatcatttctaGGTGCAGGAGAATCAATGTCGTCCTCATCTTCGTTTAGGGGATCACAACTATCTAGTTCGCAGATGACACCGACATTTCAGaatgaaggtataataacttcaccattatccaatcaatctttaccttcgtcatcatcaacgacAAATTCACCACCTATAGCATCCTCATCAACCATCAAGCCTATCAATCTAGTTCCTGTtcaaccttcacctgattcacTGTTACTACGttcaacattttcagctttagaaCATTCAACATCTACTTTAAAAAGATTATCGAAATCTGTTTTAACTACATCATCAGTTGTAGCATCATTAGCAGAACAATTgcaaaaagctgaagatgatttattttcagctttaggtgatttaggtagaTGGTTAGAAAATGGTTATGGTCTTCAAGCGAAAGGAGAACATAATGTATGGGATTCTGATGGGGGtataagaaagataaataaagagaaaagaaggaaagaaaaagaagatagagaagtTTGGATTGAACATGGTATAAAAGCTATGAAAGCTGAACTGAAAAGACATGGTTTAGCTGGAGGAGGTGCTCAAACGAGATTTGACGTGAGCAATATACTTATCAAATAGGGATCACCGATGCTTCTCAAGGTGGAAGCTGATTCATGACGAGGATAATGTTTATAGAATACTGCGAAACAGTTTTATCATCAGACTTCAGTATATCTATCACCTCAAACGAATCAAACTTCTTCTCTAGCTGGTCCATCATCACAAACTCAGATAAATTCTAGTaattcagcatcatcatccgCATCGACTACCTCACATAATCCAGCTGCGCCGTCAGATATGGCTCAAGCTGCTCGTCATGCTCAATGGGATTTAGCTAGGTATAATCATCACTCAACATTACTGTATGCTGTGCCACCGAGCTCTATAAGCTGCTTAGATCTTCTGGTAGGGCTATATAGCTGGGTAGGAGGTTTACTAGGCGAAACACCTGGAAGAAATATAGACGGAAAAGATCCAAGGCGAAGGGCGTCGACAACACCAGATCATAAGCTTACATCTCTCGATACTCATTCTCAAACTCTTACACGCCATACACCCATCGCATCCGAATCAGAGCAGctaaaatcaactttatcgaCATCATTATCTCATCTAGCTAAGACTCGTTCagaattattgaaatctTGGGCTGAGCGTgatcatcaaactcaactACTGGAAGACGAACTTATTCAGCGGCAGACGGATATAGGTTTAACATCACCCGATGAgttttcttcctcttcgaaATTCAGCGATATTGTTTTAGGCTCCAACATAACGCCAATATCATCTTCCGCTGGAATCGAAcataaaaaaggaaagaaaatgCATAAAATACATAGGTCAGTTGGAGGAAGATTACGAGATTTCTTGTCTCCTTCTGCAAGCTCAAATGCTCTATCTGCGCAAGCTGGATCTTCAGAACGTTCTTCCAGAATCAGTCTGGATTTAGGTGCGGGTTATGGAAGAGGTGAATTGAGTGCGCCTGCGCCCATTAGAAGGAAAAGCACAGAAGATGTTTCCATAACTCCAACGTCAAGCAGCACAGATAGGCTACCTACTCATCCTGAACTTCCTTATGGCATATCAAATTCCGCTCCTGCGGATCCATCGTCCACACCAACACCGCCATTACCGCCCCCTAAAGAACCTTCACCAAGACCCAGATTACCTTCTCGACATAGTGTCCAAATGCCTACCGGAGTAGATTATATCTCACCTTTCATAACAGCAGATCAATATCCATTACCAGCTATGCCATATGAAAGTTCACCTGATCTAAGATCGTTACAATCTGAAAACAGAGAACCGCAACCTAGACATAGTGTAGATAGTGTTAGACCATctgtaggtgtaggtggtgtaggtggtttaggtgcaggtggtgatgaagatgagagaAGGGAAGAAGCtggaagaaaaaaagaaggtgTTCTATGGGGGCTTGGGAGCTGGGAAGGTTTGAATAAAGCTAGtggaggaaaaggaaaatggGAGAGTAAGTGTTCCGTGTCGTATTCAAGAAACAAGATGACCGACTGATATCCCGGTGAAACAGAATTCTGGGTTGTTTTGGATCATTCTAGGATATACGAGGTAAGCTGGTATCATGGTCCGCAGGAAGTTGCTTTAGCTTATCATTTCTTTCACACTAGTATCGGGATAACAAAACAGGCGTGCCTGAGGGAGCTCATGCTGTGATCGATTTAAAATTCGCAAGTGTTAGAGAAGGTAGAGGGACGGATCGGCGATTCGGTAAGCTCAGAATTCATGTTTGCTTTGTAATACAGTAGAATGAGCTGACAATGCTATATCCTTCGCCATACCTTAGTATTCGAGATTGTCACCCCTTCTCAAGGTAAAAGATTGTATCAGGCGACATCGGAAACTGAAATGAAAGTGAGTAATTACATCGGCACGTGCTTAGTTATGCTGATTATCTTCCTTAGCTATGGCTGTATGCTATTTATAACGCGATCGAATCATGTATTAACGGTACATCATCTGTTCGTACATTTGATGCCTCTAAGTTACGCACGGTATCTGGATCCCTGGACGATCACGCCTTGCCAGCCAGAAGTAGATTAGGAATGGGACTCAACAGTAAAGCGATCGGATTAGGTTTTCCAGTACCGCCAAATGGACGTAGATCGATGCCTCCTACTCCAACACAGCAGAACATCCCGGATTTCTCAACAGAAAAGAGAACACGTAAGACGAGTCTGAAGAAGGTCCTCAAGCAGTCTGGTGAAAAGCTATCTAACGTTGTTAGTGGAAATGGAGGTAATCGAAATTCGTTTGGAGGAGGATTAGATATACCTAGACCTATGTTTGGTAAAGCAGGCAGTAGAACAAGTTTACCTCTATCAACACCTGAAATCGATAGATTCAATATGCCTCCACCGCCTATCCCAACTTCATCTAGGCCTAAAACAATTCATAGTGAATCGGATACTTCTCCTATTTCGCCATCTACAACCAAGGTACCTTCTTGGGTAGATGgggaaattgaaaagaggGTTTTAGAAATGgctggattaggtttaggtattggagattcaaatttaccttccCGTCCATCAGATAGTCCAAATAGTATCAAAAGAAGAGTTAAATCTGAAGCCGTCAGAGGGAAACCAACACATCCAAGTAGATCAGGATATCAAAATCACtcagaaggtggtggaggtgttGGtgaaaatatgatgaatagatcaagatcacatGATAATCAACCCACTAACAATGAGATCCTTGAATCGGAAAGAGGGGGGATATTAGAtatgaaagaattgaaaaggaTAGCAGATTTAGAATTTAACAAGAAATGCGCAGATTGTGGTAAAGGTATGAAAAGTAGTAGATGGGCTACTATAAGTGAGTCAGAACTTCTGTATCCCATATGTTTGCACCCAAAGAGGTCCAGGCCTAATCTGACTTCAATTATGT
It encodes:
- a CDS encoding mannose-6-phosphate isomerase, class I, with protein sequence MSHQSGLTRLIVHPNDYPWGKVGNDSLAGRLTKNACEPEFEFKPDQPYAELWMGTHPTNPAYLYSDKEKLLSKYLESNPDLLGSSDTKFGSPFTGKKGSGTEDQTKGHVPFLFKVLTCKQALPLQIHPNKDLAKLLHEQDPEKYPDVNHKPEIAVCLGSSFLGFASFRPYEQIKSFLNSIPEIKSLNSEIQNNIQTFTKESTGDNLRSLWESFLQLSDNEQFVKDFCKRVIEQGSQEAFKDFKGEGFSDKEKENLLKAVKSSNENYPGDGGLFSTLFFLNLVELKKGEGMYVGADGPHAWLEGEIVELMAISDNVLNVGFTPDEDKDDPSLVGKTVTCQSKTPKELILNSNKFSKSNKGNTVVYQVPFEEFSILNIKNDDSLKSFDGPAIALVLNGQWEISQSSTKKSEEDKVENAEEGYCYFIGAGTETTWKNVSKNKDEAEIWIAFYDADANKSEVGEK